In the genome of Tripterygium wilfordii isolate XIE 37 chromosome 19, ASM1340144v1, whole genome shotgun sequence, one region contains:
- the LOC119985155 gene encoding alpha-L-fucosidase 1-like produces MTKLLRLFLWVLTLLQLSQLAISRQKQKVPTPPLPILPLPSYSQLKWQQRELIMFLHFGINTFTDSEWGTGHESPAIFNPVGLNANQWVDVATQAGFDLMILTAKHHDGFCLWPSKYTDHSVISSPWKNGHGDVVQELVNAAKAVGGVDVGLYLSPWDRHDRRYAHDLEYNEYYLAQLQELLERYGSVREIWFDGAKGSNAPNMSYYFSDWFSMVKELQSSINIFSDAGPDVRWVGNEKGFAGNTSWSTINGTSLSIGNASIEDYLNTGDPKGTDWVPAECDVSIRDGWFWHKSESPKRLSQLLEIYYNSVGRNCVMLLNVPPNSTGLISEPDVQRLKEFRSAITTTFSTNLAENCYIKASSQRGGKDGGFGPENVLDNDHLWTYWAPSDDDNDHEQWIEIRGTNGGLRFNVIRIQEAIGLGQRIKEHKIYVDGKKVADGTTVGYKRLHRLEKGLVHGQIVRIQIVKSKGLPLISSIGLHFDPFWHPKGSRDQSSLLS; encoded by the exons ATGACCAAGCTGCTAAGGCTCTTTCTATGGGTTCTCACATTACTTCAATTGTCCCAACTTGCCATTTCGCGACAGAAACAGAAAGTGCCAACTCCACCTTTACCTATACTTCCTCTTCCTTCATATTCCCAATTGAAATGGCAACAAAGGGAGCTCATAATGTTCCTTCATTTCGGAATCAATACATTCACGGACTCCGAATGGGGCACCGGCCATGAAAGTCCGGCTATATTTAATCCGGTCGGTCTTAACGCGAATCAATGGGTTGATGTGGCCACTCAGGCAGGATTCGATCTCATGATCCTAACCGCGAAACACCATGACGGATTTTGCTTGTGGCCTTCTAAGTACACAGATCATTCTGTTATCAGTAGTCCTTGGAAAAATGGCCATGGAGATGTTGTGCAAGAATTAGTCAATGCAGCTAAGGCTGTTGGTGGTGTTGATGTTGGATTGTACCTCTCTCCATGGGATCGGCATGATCGGAGATATGCTCACGATTTGGAGTACAATGAATACTACTTGGCTCAACTTCAAGAACTACTTGAAAG ATATGGAAGCGTTAGAGAAATATGGTTTGATGGGGCAAAGGGTTCAAATGCACCAAACATGTCATACTATTTCAGCGATTGGTTCTCAATGGTGAAGGAATTGCAGAGCTCCATAAATATATTCTCCGACGCCGGCCCGGATGTGAGATGGGTGGGGAATGAGAAGGGTTTCGCAGGAAATACTTCCTGGTCCACCATCAATGGGACTTCACTGTCTATTGGAAATGCAAGCATTGAGGA TTATCTCAACACCGGGGATCCGAAAGGGACAGATTGGGTGCCGGCAGAATGTGATGTGTCCATCCGGGATGGATGGTTTTGGCACAAATCAGAATCACCAAAGAGACTAAGCCAGTTACTTGAGATTTATTACAATTCAGTGGGAAGGAATTGTGTGATGTTACTCAATGTGCCACCCAACTCCACCGGCCTTATATCGGAACCAGATGTTCAGAGATTGAAGGAATTTAGAAGTGCAATCACCACAACATTTTCAACCAATTTGGCTGAGAATTGCTACATTAAAGCTAGTAGCCAACGAGGAGGcaaagatggtgggtttggaccAGAAAATGTACTAGATAATGACCATTTGTGGACATACTGGGCTCCTAGTGATGATGACAATGATCATGAGCAGTGGATAGAAATTAGAGGGACAAATGGagggttgagatttaatgtgaTTAGAATTCAAGAAGCTATTGGACTTGGTCAGAGGATCAAAGAGCATAAAATTTATGTGGATGGTAAAAAAGTTGCCGATGGAACCACAGTTGGGTACAAGAGGCTTCACAGGCTTGAAAAAGGACTTGTTCATGGTCAGATTGTCAGGATTCAAATTGTGAAATCCAAGGGGCTGCCATTGATCTCTTCAATTGGTCTGCATTTTGACCCATTTTGGCACCCAAAGGGCAGCAGAGATCAGAGTTCATTATTATCTTAA
- the LOC119986205 gene encoding alpha-L-fucosidase 1-like translates to MANLWLSLLVLTLLQLSQLSISIKGQVSTPPLPILPIPTYSQLQWQQRELIMFIHFGVNTFTDNEWGSGHENPAIFNPIGLDAKQWIDAAAQAGIDFIILTAKHHDGFCLWPSKYTDHSVINSHWKNGHGDVVQEFVNAAKAHGGIDIGFYLSPWDRHDPRYGHDLEYNEYYVSQLQELLNNYGSVKEVWIDGAKGANEPYITYYFSDWFSKMKEFQSSMNIMSDAGPDLRWPGNEKGVAGSTCWSPINRTSLSIGNASVIGYQNIGDPKGTDWIPPECPVSIRPGWFWHKSESPKTLSELLGIYYTTVGRNCVMLLNVPPNSTGLFPETDVQRLKEFGSAIDTIFSTNLAETCSVKASGQRGGKGDGFAPENVLDNDHLWTYWAPSEDNESDEQWIEISGTNGGLRFNVVRIQEAIGLGQRIMEHEIYLDGKRIANGTTVGYKKLHRLENGVVQGQTVRILIMKSKGMPFISSIGLHFDPFWNPKDQ, encoded by the exons ATGGCCAATCTATGGCTCTCTTTGTTGGTGCTCACATTACTTCAATTGTCCCAACTTTCCATTTCAATAAAGGGGCAAGTATCAACACCACCATTACCAATACTGCCCATTCCTACGTATTCCCAGCTGCAATGGCAACAAAGGGAGCTCATAATGTTTATTCATTTCGGAGTCAATACATTCACGGACAACGAATGGGGCTCCGGCCACGAAAATCCCGCTATTTTCAATCCAATTGGTCTCGACGCCAAACAGTGGATTGATGCAGCTGCTCAGGCAGGAATTGATTTCATAATCTTAACTGCAAAACACCACGATGGCTTTTGCTTGTGGCCTTCCAAGTACACAGATCATTCAGTTATTAATAGTCATTGGAAAAATGGTCATGGAGATGTTGTTCAAGAATTTGTGAATGCAGCTAAGGCGCATGGTGGAATTGATATCGGATTTTATCTTTCCCCGTGGGATCGGCATGATCCCAGATACGGTCATGACTTGGAGTACAATGAATACTACGTCTCTCAACTTCAAGAACTACTTAACAA TTATGGGAGTGTCAAAGAAGTATGGATTGATGGAGCAAAGGGTGCTAATGAACCATACATCACATACTACTTCAGTGATTGGTTCTCCAAGATGAAAGAGTTCCAGAGTTCCATGAATATAATGTCCGATGCCGGTCCGGATTTAAGGTGGCCGGGGAACGAGAAGGGTGTTGCCGGAAGTACCTGCTGGTCTCCGATCAATCGGACTTCACTGTCAATTGGAAATGCAAGCGTTATTGG TTATCAAAACATCGGGGATCCGAAAGGGACAGATTGGATACCACCAGAATGCCCTGTTTCGATCCGACCCGGATGGTTTTGGCATAAATCAGAGTCACCAAAGACATTAAGCGAGTTACTTGGGATATATTACACTACAGTGGGAAGGAATTGTGTGATGTTACTCAACGTGCCCCCAAATTCCACTGGCCTATTCCCTGAAACAGATGTCCAGAGACTTAAAGAATTTGGAAGTGCTATTGACACAATATTTTCAACCAATTTGGCTGAGACTTGTAGCGTCAAAGCCAGTGGCCAAAGAGGAGGCAAAGGTGACGGGTTTGCACCTGAAAATGTGCTAGATAATGACCATTTATGGACATATTGGGCTCCCAGTGAAGATAATGAGAGTGATGAGCAGTGGATAGAGATCAGCGGGACAAATGGAGGGCTGAGATTTAACGTGGTCAGAATTCAAGAAGCTATTGGACTTGGTCAGAGGATCATGGAGCATGAAATTTATTTGGACGGTAAAAGAATTGCCAATGGAACCACAGTGGGGTACAAGAAGCTTCACAGGCTCGAAAATGGTGTTGTTCAGGGTCAAACTGTGAGGATCCTGATTATGAAATCGAAGGGGATGCCATTTATCTCTTCTATTGGTCTTCATTTCGACCCCTTTTGGAACCCAAAAGACCAGTGA